ttttttgaatgatgaAGTATTCCTCTCAGTCTTATAGTAACACAGTAAGAGGAAGAAATTATTCACAGTATAAGATGACTggggttttctttccttctttgtaaagTGATTCTCCAAAagcttctttcaaattacttcTTCAGTACTTTACACTCATTCCTCGcagtgatatttttaaagcttagATGATGCTTGACTGGGAATTGGGACCATGAGGAAAATTTGGTTACATTCCCTGGCTTACAGATGAAGCTTAATTAATACGTACTTGTAAAGGGGACTTATACAAGCATTTTCAGGGCCTAAATATAGGAAAGTATTTTAAGGGATGTGCAGATAAACCAAAGAGGAGTATGAACAGAAATTATCTCAAAAATAGAGGCAAAAGCATGGCTACCCCTGGAAAAAGTGGTAGCCTGTCATGCTGTTGTAAGGAGGGGAGGACTATTCAGAATTATTTGGATTAGATGTTGATTAACTTGAGTTCCTTGGCCCTTGGTTGCATTGACCACTGTGGAATTTTTGACAACTTCAGCAATGGTGggtgtctttattcctgactACCCCAGACCTTGCTCAGCCAGGGATGGCCAAGGCAGACTGTGCTAATGTCTGTAAGCGTGGGCGGTTTGGCCATCTTTTATCTTCAAGgccaaatttttaaagaattactacAGGCTATATTAGGCACCGAGGTCATAGCAGTCACTATGGCTTCCCCATCTCTGACCAGGTGATCTGAGTCCTTGCCAAACTCAGCAATGTCCTTATGGGAATGACCAGGGGCATTTAAACCATCAAGAGACCCCTGAAATATCAGCACTACCGTTGTAAGAATTTTTTCAAGTATGTGAGCCATATTTTTGTTCATTAGAAAGCTGGCAAGCAGGGCCCCTTGCTTGAGCACTTACACAGTTCTTGATGTTGAGGTCGGCGCCATACATGATCAGGAGTCTGATCATCTTGTACCGGTTCAGCCTCACGGCGTCATGCAGGGGGGTATCTCCTTCCTAGAGAAGCAGAGTGAACAGACAAGGTGAGCCTGAGGCCAGGAAGTGGGTCCCGCAAGGGTGCCCGGTTGGGGCAGTTATTCCAAATATGTAAATGAGTGGAGCTTTAGGAGGCCAAACTCTGCGGGCTACTCACTCGGTCTTTGGCATTGAGTTCCGCCTCGCAGGCGATGATATGCTCTGCGCACTCGTAGTGGCCGGTCCTCACCGCCACGTGCAGCGCCGTGCTGAGCAACTGCAAAATGCAAgagcctgctgtgtccctggGCGTGAGGACAGAGGCTGCCCAGACCCCAAGGCATGTGTGAAGGGGAGAAGtggaggagggacagggaggaggaggggaagaggagggggacaggaggaggagaaataccTTATCCCGCGCACTGATTTTTGCTCCTTTGTTCAGCAACAGTTTTAAGACATCCAGGTTTCCTCCGCGGCTTGCCCAGTGGATGGCTGTGGATTCAAGCTATACCGGGAAGGTAAAAGGACAGGAGTTAGTGAAAGAAGAACCTAGACAGAGGAATTAGTACTTCGTTTCTAAAGCCCAGGAACGCCAGGTTTGCTAGGGCATCCGTGGGTGACACTGGGCTGTCCTCGTCTAGGTTGCCAGTTGTAACTATTGTAGTCGAAGGCTCTTGCCAGATGTTTTGGCTAAACCCTTAAGTGTGTGAATGTGAGTGTATGCGCTCCTGTGTATGTATCTATGTGCGTGTTTGCATCATTAGGAGGTTCTTAATAAacctaataaatctttttaaaagaggaTAAGAGCTACAATTTATTGGGAATTTCCTCGTGCCAACATAGTGCTGCATACTTCAGACGCAATGATGCTCCCAGCAACATTATGAAGTGGGTATTCTGTGTTCGTTTTGCAGTTGAGAAAAACAAGCCTCCAAAATATTCAAGTttcttgcccaaggacacacagctagtaagtggcagaagaGATATTCCAACCCACAGTCTGCCTGGAACTTTTAACCACTTTTGCCAGATACACTCAAAAGTTCTagacaaatgtattttaaaattctggcagAATAAAAGTAGTCCCTTCCAAAAGATATTCGTCTGGATCTGACACCTCTTCCTTGTCCCTGTTGCTTTTTCCTCATCCCCTGCTGGTTGTCTCCTGCCTTTTGTGCCAGCACACCCTCTGTACCTTGACCATCATCACTCGTGGTCACTGCACTTACAGGAGTAAGTTTGATATATCCTTGGCCCTTCAAATCCCATGCTCATGAATTTTTGTGTCTTTCTATACAAacttcatattttgtttcttttctgtgtgtacgTCTTTTGGGTTCAATTTTGGCCAGTTCCTTTGGACTTTTCCAGTCCCTTTTCCACTTTGCTGGAAAGTCAGATTGAGCTGtatttaaataaagcattttccCAGCTCAATCTTCAGGTCATAAAATATGCTGTGTACTTGTCTGTGTAGAAATCACAGTGGTTGAATTACTGAGGTCTGAATAGCAGCTACTTTCCATAGATGCAATTCATTTTGTATGCAGTCTAGCCCCAAATCTCACTGATGGCAATCAGCATCTATCATATAAGGTGTGCAGCTAGAGAATTCTGAGATGTTGTTGGCAGCCAAGGGGCCAGGAGCAGGCGGCCACATGTGGTGGAAGGACATGGAGGCTGAAAGGCAAGTGTTGACTGTATTACTTCTCAGTAAGGCTACTGACTTGATAATGACCCAAGTCTTCGATGAGGATATTGAATTCTGTCCAGCAGCTCTCACTTCCTTCGTTTCCCTGGAACACTCTTCTCCTTTCAGTATGTGTAGAAAATACTTCCCACATGACCTAGTCCCATCTCCCAACTTCCCTTTGTATGGAGAAACGAGCTTCTGCCTAGTTCTCGCAGATCAATTTTCAATACAGTCAGCCcccttttccattgtaggttttCTCAAGTTTCATATAGTCTACTTACTTTGGCTCACTTccaaacaaagaaatatatttaccATATCACGGAATTCAATCTGGGCTCCAGCTTCTATTAACTTCTCCACAATTGCCAAATGTCCTTCTAAGCATGCTCTATGAAGAGCTGTCCGTTTATACTGTCAAAATAGAGATTTaagaaggagagagggggcaATGCATATAAAAATGAGTATAAATCCTTTCTAAGAAGTATGAAGCTAGGGACTCTGATGACCTAGCTGATAGAAACTTGAGTGCTTCTTTATGAATTAGAAATGTCAAATTTACTAAAATTGTTGTCTAGAACAATTATTCTGCAACTGAGATTTGCACCTCCTGCAACATACATTTCTAAGTGCTTAGAGGTCTACATCGAGGCACATGGGCTTAAAGATTCAAAACTACCTAAATGCTGACATTTCCCTTTCTTGTATTTTGTGCCTTCATGGTTTCTGTAGTATTTGCCATGCAGTTCAGGCTGTTTTCTTCCATCTGGGATGGTTGCTAGGTTGACTATCAAAAAGCATtcaattcatttttaagaaaatgggaGACATTTTTCATTCAACTTCAGAAATGATTCCCCATTTCAATTCATGGGGGAAAGGATACAAAAAGGATTAGTGATTTCTGGTAAATggcttcatataaatggattaataGACTGTGCTGGAACACCTTTGAGGCATTATTTCACTCCAATGCCCTctattttcagataaggaaactgaggtccagaaaatGCAGATTGGCTGCTAAAAATCAAACAGGCAAGTAGTGATACAGCTAGCACTTGAACTCCAGTCTACAGATTCCCTGTGTAGAGCTGATGTATTTGAGTCCAATCAAAGATAATGCTAATAATATATTTCTCCATTGGTGACTCGTTGGTCCTGCCATATTAAGAGTCTATCCCAAAGatctaaaaattaaagacaagctGAAAAAGCAGTCAGAAGTATATTAGAGTGCAAAAAATAATGCAATCCATAGCACTAatccagcattttctttttttggaccACTGCACTCCCCTGTTATGCTATTGGCATATGTGGCAACAGCTGGGGAGACTGTTTCAGGTGGATTGATTTTTGGCACCAGATTAGCAAGGCTGCAGCAAAGCATAAGAAACACAAAATTAATGAGCTGGATTTTGCAGTGCTTTGTATAAGCCTTACCTCATCACAGACATCTGGATTGTTCTTGTCTGACAAGAATTTTTCTACTACTGGCAGTTTATTCTCCAGGGCAGCCTTCAGAAAACTAGGCACATCCACAGGTTCTGTCTAAAGCCAAAAAAACAGTGTGAGAGTTACATGGGTTTTCCAACATTCAGTCAAACCCTCCACAGATATTTATTCCCCTGTAGCCTAATGCCGAGGTGTAATACTACAAAACCAAGCAGCCCTTACGATGATTTCGGGTTCAGGTTCCTTCACAACTGGAACTTtagttttcctgtattttttccttttcttcagttgAATGATTATTTCAAGGTCTTCTAAATTTTCAAGCTTTGATCTTTGTTCTAGTTTTTTCTTCTTGAgctaaaaaagaaatccatgttTCAAAATACAGTGAGTTCTACTGACAAGCATTCTGGTTGTGTCAAAACAGAATCTGCAAGGTCTGAGCTAAGTATGTGAACAGTTTGcgcaaaaagataaaaaatttataataaatcttaGACTTGGATTTAGTGATTTCTTATTCAAGTACTTAAGGGTCAAATTTTTCAGCTAATTGCCTTCATCTTCACTTTCCTTGCTCATAGCATCAGCTTTTCACTGGAGATAGGATCTAGTCTCTAAGTGATGATTTTGTAATTATTTCCATAAACAAACCCCAGATTTCTGTAGAATTTTGTATCATGctcatgaattttttctttttttttacccaaAAGACTCCACTAATAAGTTTTAAGCTCTAAAATTTCAATGCCAGTGTCTTTCAGGAGGCCCACTAAACAGGGCTCATGAAATAGACTATCCTGGACTACAGCTAACAAATGCATGTTTTATCTGTGGTTAGTAAGTAATGAAAATTCACCCAGCAACACATTTTGTCAACACAGAAAGCGGCCACAGTCAAACAAAGATCCATGGACCACAAACCACATTACTAAGAAAAAGAAGGCTCCCTTGTTTGGGATTAACTAGACAGTGTAAGACATCAGAAATTCACTGGACACATTTCTCTTTCCAAGTCTTTCAATTAAAACACAGTCACAGAACATACAGTGATTGATTCAGAATCCAGAGATCATAGTCTTGCCAAAGAATTATTTTCTGCAACCTGTCCCATAGAAGTTGCCTCTTTATAGGTTAGAATCTGGTAAAGAAACATCTTTGGAATGGTTGCATCtgtttggtttctctctcttctccttcctgtctGGCATCTCCATCCTCTGCCCCGTCCCCAACCTCCCACTCATGAATTTCATGGAAGGGTCTTACCTCTGCCTCTCGCTGTTTCTCAGTTTTCCACTGTTGCTCCCGCAGGCTCACAAAGTGGGCTGGAAGTGTTTTCAGGTCCTCTTGCTTCTCTAAAGTGACAGCAGCTTCATACTCTCCGTCTCTGAAATCCTTAGGAAGGAACTCCCCAGCATCCCCACTGCCATTCTTCTTCCCTGTAACCTACAAGGGAAGATGGCAGGGTCAGAAGTAGCAGGCCTGTCCTGGGGTCATTCTCCACAGAGGATGCTGcaggcagcccccagccctccctccctgctgacAGTGGCCTCCATGCAGCACATTCTCATATCTCAGGCCGCCCCGAGTTGCTGCAGTGTTCCAGGATAACCTTCAGATGCTTGTCCCCCTCTCTTGGTTAAATCAAGGTTTAGGTTAGGTTGAAATGTTTAAATCTACTTTTAATCTACTTAATCACATTTCTCCTAGGAAAATCACAATCtgtcctccccatccccaccgattatttaaaattctttcgtTTTAGGTTGATGTTCCCTTGCCTTGAGTTATAGTTTCCAGACATATATTCTTGCAATAGAACTTCTCCCCTAAGGCATTTTGATAACTATACATGATTACACACTTTAGTAATAAAAGCAAAGGAGAAGATAATAGATAGGAAATATGTAGAGAATTCATTACCGCCAGCTCCCTTTTTCCAGTTTCACTTATTTCATCACATAAACCAACCATTTTCCATATAGGACATTTTCAGAGTACCAGCACATTATGCGAGAAAGAAAAGGGCatttcaattttcaaataaaaatcaaggCTGCCCCATTTTTCACTGTATAGAAATAATGTGCTTTACATACCAGCTCTTCTACTTTCAGAACCATCATGTTGACCTGAAGTTCGTCTGTCTGTTTTCCTCCTGGGGGATGAAACGTTGAGTCGGCCCTGGGGAGCCCCCCTCCTCTGATCAGCTTATATAGCTAGGGCCGAGTGAGCTAATCTTCCAACCTGGGAACCCAAGTaacacccctgcccccaacccggGGCCAACTCAGAGGCAGGTGAAGTTTCATTCCAGACTCAGTGTCTGGgaagcaggagagggaggggatgaCAAGTAACCCCACTGAATAtgtgaatcaggaagaaatgtgAGAGGGCCATTCCTTTGGCAGTGACCACACCGCTCAGCAATGCAAGTCATCTATTTATCGGGAAGCCAGGGGACAGCTGTCTGTTGGCATTGCACCACACCActgctccttttccttctttgtcagCTTTCATATGACTAACCCtatcaagaaaatgtaaatgcCCTGTGTATCACACCACCAATAATATCTTTCTGATAACCAGACTTATCGACACACGTCACTTGGGGGAAGTGTTGCTTCAGGACATCCTATTCCCATGGGTAAACAGCCTGAGAGGAAAGGATCCGGGTCCTAATTGCCCTTGTCTGTATCTGTTTGGAATTCTCTGGAGTGATGTCTGGGGCTAAAAAGGCCCCATGACATGCCACCGTCCCATCATTATAAGAAATTGAAAGCATTCAGTAATGCACTTTTATTTTATGGTGTCACAGGCCATAATTAGCACATGACATGCTTACTGTCTTCTAAAACAGCATGCTTACTGGAgcaatttttattcaaaaagttTCCAAAATGTCCCAAGATAGGTTATATGAGACCGGTTATCAGTAACAGTACAACCTTGATTAGGTCATAGAGCCAAAGTGCTCAGGTGCTGTGGATAAAAGACTAACCTGTGGGAGCTGGtcaatggaaaactgatgaattcataaaagtgctaacaaaagatcaagatgaaaaaaaaattaattcatgggGCTGAGTGAAATGATGGGggtgattataatttttgtgactttctgtttgaataaaaaaaaatcccacaaggactcagaggcaaaaaatatacaaatcaattttcactgcaaagtaaaggagctgttacagtggaggattactggactgaatgtcaatattatgacatagtatgagtgtgtttcgtgtttggtaattgcaaccattgttgcttttgttgtggtcatccacttacaatgcttggtgtcagttaatttatctcttgtaaaaataaaatacagcgtgtgtgtgtgtgtgtgtgtgtgtgtgtgtgtgtgtgtgtgtgtgtgtgtgagttgtggggaaaacaaaggaaatttaaaattcctgaaaaaaaaataaagttaattagtaagtaaaaaaaaataataataaaaaaatgcatATCCCTGGGCCCCACCTCAGGCATTCTGAGTTGATTTATGGTGAGtcctaggaatctgtatttttcaaagcACTCGTAATTCTGATGCATGAAGGCTTGAGCCAGGTTGCCAGAGGAGCAAAGAGCTTTGCTTTGGGGTGGGGTGAAAAGAcctttgtttctggtttctcATCTCTGAGGTGTTTAATTATGTGAAAATACTTAGGTCTCTTTATAGTtcaagaagaaactgagattacTATCTCCAAAGCCATTTAAAACCTAATTTTTTCTCAGTAAAAgaaaggcgggggaggggggggggttgggggggcttccctggtggcgcagtggttgagagtccgcctgccgatgcaggggacgcggggtcgtgccccggtccgggaagatcccacatgccgcggagcgactgggcccgtgagccatggccgctgagcctgcgcgtccagagcctgtgctcagcaacgggagaagccacaacagtgagaggcccgcgtaccggaaaaaaaaaaaaagaaaggaaggaggtgggAAGTGGGAGTCTGAATGGAACAAGTGTGTTCATTAGGATGTTATGTTGACCTGTGTTTATCACTCCCTTAAACGTGCCCACACAACAAACATGGCTGCCAATCTCTTCTTCCCCCTTGAACTGATGGTTTTTCTGGAACTTTCAGAATGAGACAttgacacacacaccccaaaaccaAAGTGCTGGCAAAGAGGGACCCTCCCAATAACTCCTGTTATCTATTCTGGTCTCCTAATGTTCTACCCTAAAAGGTTTTACTTAAAGGAAATTTCCTGGTGTTTTCTTTGAGGTGGAGACAGCTATAACCATTTTCATTGGTCTCTTTAAATAAGAAGTGGCCATTTAAGCTTTTCCTACCATTTGTGTTATGCCTTTTTGTTCCAGGCCTGACCCAAACTGAGGGGAGCCTTAGGAGATATCTTTGAGGGAAGGGTTGTGTGTTGTTTAAGCGTCTTGGATATAGAATCCCAGAGCTGTTAGTGCCCTCAAAGTTCAAACAAGACCAATGCTTTCATTCTGCAGAGAGGATGCTGAGGCACAGAAATGTGTTAAGTCACTGGCTGCAGACACACAGCTAGTTGGTGGATGCTAGGTTGAAGAGTTTGGATTCCATCCATCAGAAGCAGAGAATCACTGAGGCCAGAGCAGATTTCCCATGGTGGTTCATACCTAGACCCACTCAGGGCCCAACCAAAACTGATTAAAGGGCTCTTCTGTGTTCAGATCACCTCAAAAAATGCAAGTGAAAGTGGGTGGGACGGCTCACCAAGCCATTCCTTCCTCTGGTCAATCAATCATCCCCTCAAACCTGACTGGTTGTGTGCAGGAGAGTCCAAGAAGTATTAAAACTTTGCAGAGGATGACACTTGAGGAAGGGTTGATGGAATGGGCAGAACTTAGAGAAGGAGCCAGCTGGCCAGATCCTTGGGTATCTTCAGACGAGGAAAATCACTGCCAGCCTCTCCACTCCCCTTTCCCATGTTGATCCCATTTGTCATTATAAAACATGAGAGGATTCTGCTCTTCAGAAAGAAATTCTAGATACATTTAGCTCGCTAACAACACATCAGacaaaattgtattttcaaaTCATTCTTATTCATCAAAATTGAGAACCAAACTTTGCAACTAGAGGAGAGTTCTCTGTCACTTGTTTTTCAGGAGCTTCCCTCCCATAAAAGTTCCCCTAGTGGGATAAATTCTGAAATTTGTATATTTGACTTGATCATAACCTCAAACTAGGCATAACCTTTCCTTACCAAGATGAATTAAGACAACAGACCTGCAAGTTGGTTCTAGAATGATTTAGCAACCCAATGTCAACTATCTGTGGCCGGAATGAGCAGGGGAATGGTCCTGAGCTTGGCCTGACgagcctttcccctcccctcaggaTTTATGCATTTCAACGAGACCAGAATTATAACCctgtttacaggtgaggaaagtgagagGCAGAGAAGCAGGGCCTAAAGCACCTATTGCTGTCCCCCAGGGTTTGAGAGACATGCCCAGACACCACCAGGGTTCGTGGGCCACAGCTCAGCTCCAAGGACAGTTTTGTCTTTCCAAATTTTAGGATATTATACTTCTActcagactttttatttttactatattttcttgACTGTgtaagtaatatataaatatgctgttgaaaattaaaacaacacagagAGAAGGTTGCTTAATTGCAATCTTGATGAGTGTTGATTCGGTACTTGATTTGTTTCACTTGATCCTTGTCTTAGAGATCATCTTCTACCAGCACAGATAAGTCTGTCTCATTATCTTCAACAACTATACAGATTTCTCTGTGCGGACCTACCCTTGCTTATTTAACCATGCTCCTATTTATGGACATTCAGGCTGTTTTTCAAAATGGTCCTTTTATTCGCTACAATCCAAGGTATTTTATAGCATATAAaatgttattgttattaatactCCTTGCCCTTAGAGCACCCACCTTGATACTAAAAGGAAGGATTTGGAGGACTGTAGCCAGATTCTGACTTGGAAGCCGCATTGTTCTGCTGTTGCACCTGTAATTGCTCATTTGCCATCCCTCCTAAATTGCCTTCCCAGTCCCAGCTGCTACTCACCACTCTTGGCTCAGTGAAATAGCTGACTTGGCGCAACTAGGAACCCAAGTATCCCTACAAGGAAGCCAAGGCTCAGTTACACACTCAGAAATACCAAAGGGAGGTCATAAGTCTGAAGCAAAGGAGGTTCAAGGTTgtttcccctcccctgccaacCAGGGAAGGAATCACCTGCATTTGAGAAGCCACACGTACTGGGGACATTTTGAGCAGGGTTGTGGCATCTGCCTTCATCTTCTCTCAAAGGACAGAGTCAAGACCAAAGTCCTCCTGTATCCAGGGCTCTGTATAGAAAGTGCACGCACATTGCTGTAAGCAACCCAGTACAAGCTGCCTTTTTGCAGATATTGGCGGCCTCCTTTGGTAGATGTAGGTGAAGGCTGTAGTTCTCTCCTCCACACCTTACAGCAGCAGGTGCCTTGTTGTAAATTATGTCTCCAGCCAAATTCTACCACACATATGGATTCATGTCAGCCAACATGTACACACAGCCACATGACTGTTCTGTAAACTCAATGAAGCAGCCCCTGGCCATTTAGATCctaagacagtgcctggcataaaaaATTTACTTGAGGCAAATGAAACCATTCTAGCAGTAGATTTCAGCTGACTTTCTAGTCTAATCAGATGACAGAACCTTTCGTGTATGACCCAACACAAGATCTGACCAATTCCTATTACTGAATATAGGCCTAGGACTCTAAAGGGCATAgcaaagtgcctgacacatagtgagGCTAAATATTTAGTTGACACCCGGTAAGAGTCTTACATTCTTTTCTAGCCAAACCACATATCTTAAATCCTCCTTtcttaaataacaaataatcTGCTAATACTAATTAGAGGTAAAGATAGTTAAAGTGGGTGACCTACTCTGGAGTGTGAGCAACTTATTAGCATCTTTCAAATGCTAACTAACCACAACAAGTGTAACCTCCCAGTTAGGGCACCTCAGAAGTGCCCTTTCCTAGGGTGTGATTCCAAGACTGGGTGTATCTTAGAATCGTCTGTGAAGCTTTTAAAAGGTGCTGATGCCCTGATCTCAACCCAGGTGAATGAAATCTGAATCTTTGCTTTAATATCCAGGTATTgtcttggaaaaaaaaagcaaaactctcCAGTTGATTCTAATTTCCACCCAGCATTGAGAACACCACTCCAGGGTATAGATTTAAAtgaatatgtacataaatatacatacatatatccttgAAGATGTAAAAGGCAGTCAAGCCATCCTTATCCCAGTCTCAGAATTCTGATTGTGAAAGGCTTTGCCTTTACTACGACTAtgggaaacaaacacacacacacacacacacacacacacacacacacacataaaatttactcATCAATATTTATTTGGCCCTACTATGTGTCGGGCATTTTTTAGAGCTGAGATATACCAATGCACACAAGAGACAAACTctcctgcccttgtggagttttcagttttactgagCTATTTAAGGAAAACTGCAGGCAATATAATATGCTTCTTCCGGCACAAAGCCaaggagggtcagggaaggca
This sequence is a window from Physeter macrocephalus isolate SW-GA chromosome 20, ASM283717v5, whole genome shotgun sequence. Protein-coding genes within it:
- the ANKRD1 gene encoding ankyrin repeat domain-containing protein 1, which produces MMVLKVEELVTGKKNGSGDAGEFLPKDFRDGEYEAAVTLEKQEDLKTLPAHFVSLREQQWKTEKQREAELKKKKLEQRSKLENLEDLEIIIQLKKRKKYRKTKVPVVKEPEPEIITEPVDVPSFLKAALENKLPVVEKFLSDKNNPDVCDEYKRTALHRACLEGHLAIVEKLIEAGAQIEFRDMLESTAIHWASRGGNLDVLKLLLNKGAKISARDKLLSTALHVAVRTGHYECAEHIIACEAELNAKDREGDTPLHDAVRLNRYKMIRLLIMYGADLNIKNCAGKTPIDLVLQWQNGTKAIFDSLKENSYKASRIETF